In Promicromonospora sp. Populi, one genomic interval encodes:
- a CDS encoding CPBP family glutamic-type intramembrane protease: protein MTLTLPAPLVGPARLTAAFLVSASAILLFAIHIRPVAYVPLVLGIALGVWADRALGRDLALIGVGMGIISTISLQADLSNAGMLRFTLALGGSVLVPWALSRFLLKQDTIQFPVATGKRWGPGQWIYLALVVIIGYFLLPFYFLGSGAYLNWPDLDGTQDIWRLFIGVNAVGIWDELFFICVVFALLCKHFPMWQANILQSMIFVSFLWELGYREWGPLLTVPFALVQGWIFAKFKSLSYVVAVHLLFDAVVFAVLVHGHHPELFNIFVTAP, encoded by the coding sequence GTGACCCTCACTCTGCCCGCCCCGCTGGTCGGCCCGGCGCGGCTCACCGCCGCCTTTCTCGTCTCGGCGTCGGCGATCCTGCTCTTCGCCATCCACATCCGGCCGGTCGCGTACGTGCCGCTGGTGCTGGGCATCGCGCTGGGTGTGTGGGCCGACCGCGCCCTGGGCCGGGACCTGGCGCTGATCGGCGTCGGCATGGGGATCATCTCGACCATCTCGCTGCAGGCGGACCTGTCCAACGCCGGGATGCTGCGGTTCACGCTCGCGCTCGGCGGGTCCGTGCTGGTGCCCTGGGCGCTGTCCCGGTTCCTGCTGAAGCAGGACACCATCCAGTTTCCCGTCGCGACCGGAAAGCGCTGGGGCCCCGGTCAGTGGATCTACCTCGCCCTCGTGGTGATCATCGGGTACTTCCTGCTGCCGTTCTACTTCCTCGGCTCGGGCGCGTACCTGAACTGGCCGGACCTGGACGGGACGCAGGACATCTGGCGGCTGTTCATCGGTGTGAACGCCGTCGGCATCTGGGACGAGCTGTTCTTCATCTGCGTCGTGTTCGCCCTGCTGTGCAAGCACTTCCCGATGTGGCAGGCGAACATCCTGCAGTCGATGATCTTCGTGTCGTTCCTGTGGGAGCTCGGCTATCGCGAGTGGGGGCCGCTCCTGACCGTGCCGTTCGCGCTGGTCCAGGGCTGGATCTTCGCCAAGTTCAAGTCGCTGAGCTATGTGGTGGCGGTGCACCTGCTGTTCGACGCCGTCGTCTTCGCCGTCCTGGTGCACGGCCACCACCCGGAGCTGTTCAACATCTTC
- a CDS encoding carbon starvation CstA family protein, translating to MRSPEQVELVRNNPDLPPVAIIDRRPMTTAKKLIFAAIGLVAAIAWALVAFVRGEAVNGAYFVVAAVGTYVVAYRFYARLIEYKVVRPRDDRATPAEEHENGRDFAPTDRRVLFGHHFAAIAGAGPLVGPVLAAQMGYLPGTLWIIIGAVLAGCVQDYLVLWLSTRRRGRSLGQMIRDEMGSIGGAAGLIGVFVIMIIILAVLALVVVNALAESPWGVFSVGMTIPIALFMGVYLRYIRPGRVSEVSIIGVVLLVLAIVAGGWVADTTWGAEMFTLDKVTVAWLIVGYGFLASVLPVWLLLAPRDYLSTFMKVGTIILLAVGVIVAQPAVQAPAVSSFAIEGNGPAFAGSLFPFLFITIACGALSGFHSLISSGTSPKLVEKESQLRLIGYGGMLTESFVAIMALVTAISIDQHLYFTMNAPATLTGGEPAAAADYVNGLGLAGPPATAAEIQGAADAVGEESIISRTGGAPTLAFGMSQILGSFLGGASLQAFWYHFAIMFEALFILTTVNAGTRVARFMLSDTLGNLGGPMRKFRDPSWRVGAWICSLVVCGLWGAILLMGVTDPLGGINTLFPLFGIANQLLAAMALALITVVVVKKGYLKWAWIPAVPLVWDLAVTMTASYQKIFSPEPTLGYWAQHNAFREARDAGEQSFGSAADPAAMDAVIRNTFLQGTLSIVFALLVLIVALVALWVCVKAIRAGGLPTTEEPDSKSATFAPSGLIPTDAEREVAAEWTAYYQEHPEKLRTGTHA from the coding sequence GTGCGCTCACCCGAGCAAGTTGAGCTGGTCCGGAACAACCCGGATCTCCCCCCGGTCGCGATCATCGACCGCAGACCCATGACCACGGCCAAGAAGCTGATCTTCGCCGCCATCGGACTCGTCGCGGCGATCGCGTGGGCCCTCGTCGCGTTCGTCCGCGGTGAGGCGGTCAACGGTGCGTACTTCGTGGTCGCCGCCGTCGGCACGTACGTCGTCGCGTACCGCTTCTACGCGCGGCTGATCGAGTACAAGGTTGTACGACCGCGCGACGACCGGGCGACACCCGCCGAGGAGCACGAGAACGGCCGGGACTTCGCGCCCACGGACCGGCGCGTGCTGTTCGGGCACCACTTCGCCGCCATCGCGGGTGCGGGCCCGCTGGTCGGCCCGGTCCTCGCCGCCCAGATGGGTTACCTGCCCGGCACCCTGTGGATCATCATCGGTGCGGTCCTGGCCGGCTGCGTACAGGACTACCTCGTCCTGTGGCTGTCCACCCGCCGTCGCGGCCGCTCGCTCGGTCAGATGATCCGCGACGAGATGGGCTCGATCGGCGGCGCCGCCGGCCTGATCGGCGTGTTCGTCATCATGATCATCATCCTGGCGGTCCTTGCCCTGGTGGTCGTCAACGCCCTGGCGGAGTCGCCGTGGGGCGTCTTCTCCGTGGGCATGACCATCCCGATCGCCCTGTTCATGGGCGTGTACCTGAGGTACATCCGGCCGGGCCGGGTGTCTGAGGTGTCCATCATCGGGGTTGTGCTGCTGGTCCTCGCGATCGTCGCGGGTGGCTGGGTGGCCGACACCACCTGGGGCGCCGAGATGTTCACGCTCGACAAGGTGACCGTCGCGTGGCTCATCGTGGGCTACGGGTTCCTCGCGTCAGTGCTGCCGGTGTGGCTGCTGCTCGCCCCGCGCGACTACCTGTCCACGTTCATGAAGGTGGGCACCATCATCCTGCTCGCCGTGGGTGTGATCGTGGCGCAGCCCGCCGTCCAGGCCCCCGCCGTCTCCAGCTTCGCGATCGAGGGCAACGGACCGGCGTTCGCCGGCTCGCTGTTCCCGTTCCTGTTCATCACCATCGCGTGCGGCGCGCTGTCCGGGTTCCACTCCCTGATCTCGTCCGGCACCAGCCCCAAGCTGGTCGAGAAGGAGAGCCAGCTGCGGCTCATCGGCTACGGCGGCATGCTCACCGAGTCGTTCGTGGCGATCATGGCGCTGGTCACGGCCATCTCGATCGACCAGCACCTGTACTTCACGATGAACGCCCCCGCGACGCTCACCGGCGGCGAGCCGGCCGCCGCGGCGGACTACGTGAACGGTCTCGGTCTGGCGGGCCCGCCCGCCACCGCGGCGGAGATCCAGGGCGCGGCCGACGCCGTCGGCGAGGAGTCGATCATCTCCCGCACAGGCGGGGCCCCGACGCTCGCGTTCGGGATGTCCCAGATCCTCGGCTCGTTCCTGGGCGGCGCGAGCCTCCAGGCGTTCTGGTACCACTTCGCGATCATGTTCGAGGCCCTGTTCATCCTCACCACGGTCAACGCCGGCACACGGGTCGCCCGCTTCATGCTGTCCGACACGCTCGGCAACCTCGGCGGCCCGATGCGCAAGTTCCGTGACCCCTCCTGGCGGGTGGGCGCGTGGATCTGCTCGCTCGTCGTATGTGGCCTGTGGGGCGCGATCCTCCTCATGGGGGTCACCGACCCGCTGGGCGGTATCAACACGCTGTTCCCGCTGTTCGGCATCGCGAACCAGCTGCTCGCCGCGATGGCGCTCGCCCTGATCACGGTGGTCGTGGTCAAGAAGGGCTACCTCAAGTGGGCGTGGATCCCCGCGGTACCGCTGGTGTGGGACCTCGCGGTCACCATGACGGCGTCGTACCAGAAGATCTTCTCGCCCGAGCCGACCCTCGGGTACTGGGCGCAGCACAACGCGTTCCGGGAGGCGCGGGACGCGGGCGAGCAGTCGTTCGGGAGCGCCGCCGACCCGGCAGCGATGGATGCGGTCATCCGGAACACGTTCCTGCAGGGCACCCTGTCGATCGTGTTCGCACTGCTCGTGCTGATCGTCGCCCTGGTGGCGCTGTGGGTGTGCGTCAAGGCGATCCGGGCGGGCGGCCTGCCGACCACGGAGGAGCCGGACTCGAAGTCGGCCACCTTCGCGCCGTCGGGCCTCATCCCCACCGACGCCGAACGGGAGGTGGCCGCT